The genome window GTTAACCCCTACACCACGGAACCACTATTGCGGGGGCAGGATTTGAACCTACGACCTTCGGGTTATGAGCCCGACGAGCTACCAGACTGCTCCACCCCGCGACAATAATATTAAATTTTAGTCCACATATCACAAGTGAAAAACGGAGGAAGAGGGATTCGAACCCCCGCGCGGTATTACCCGCCTGTCGGTTTTCAAGACCGATCCCTTCAGCCAGACTTGGGTATTCCTCCATGATAATAATAAAGTGACAAGTGGACCTTGCAGGACTCGAACCTGCGACCGGACGGTTATGAGCCGTCTGCTCTAACCAACTGAGCTAAAGGTCCAAGATTGAAAATAGCGGCGGAGGGAGTCGAACCCACGACCTTTCGGGTATGAACCGAATGCTCTAGCCAGCTGAGCTACACCGCCATAATAATAAGGCAACTATTTTCTACTTAAATGTGAAACAAGTGGAGCCTAGCGGGATCGAACCGCTGACCTCCTGCGTGCAAAGCAGGCGCTCTCCCAGCTGAGCTAAGGCCCCTTAATAATAAGGGATTAAACTATCGGGAAGACAGGATTCGAACCTGCGACCCCTTGGTCCCAAACCAAGTGCTCTACCAAGCTGAGCTACTTCCCGTTTAATAAAGTGCGCCCAAGAGGAGTCGAACCTCTAACCGCTTGATTCGTAGTCAAGTACTCTATCCAGTTGAGCTATGGGCGCAAATATAAGTGCCGAGGACCGGAATCGAACCGGTACGGATATCACTATCCGCAGGATTTTAAGTCCTGTGCGTCTGCCAGTTCCGCCACCCCGGCGTTGCTATAAAATATGGAGCGGAAGACGGGGTTCGAACCCGCGACCCCCACCTTGGCAAGGTGATGTTCTACCACTGAACTACTTCCGCATATTCCATAATAAGTGCGGGTGAAGGGACTTGAACCCCCACGCCTCGCGGCGCCAGATCCTAAATCTGGTGCGTCTGCCAATTCCGCCACACCCGCAAAAGTGAGCCGTGCTGGGTTCGAACCAGCGACCCTCTGATTAAAAGTCAGATGCTCTACCAACTGAGCTAACGGCTCTCTACAATAAAAAATATGTATTATTATAAAGTTAATATTAATGGTGCCGGCTGCAAGAGTCGAACTCGCGACCTACTGATTACAAATCAGTTGCTCTACCAACTGAGCTAAGCCGGCATAAAAAATGGAGGTTAACGGGATCGAACCGCTGACCCTCTGCTTGTAAGGCAGATGCTCTCCCAGCTGAGCTAAACCTCCAGAAATACTGCCCGGCAGCGACCTACTCTCGCAGGGGGAAGCCCCCAACTACCATTGGCGCAGAGAAGCTTAACTACCGTGTTCGGGATGGGAACGGGTGTGACCTTCTCGCCATAACTACCAGACAATATTGAATTGTTGAAAGATTGCTCTCTCAAAACTAGAGAAGAAAGGGTTCAGTTAGGTAACTTCGTTTCATTTTTTGGTTAAGTCCTCGATCGATTAGTATTTGTCCGCTCCATGTATCGCTACACTTCCACTCCAAACCTATCTACCTGATCATCTTTCAGGGATCTTACTTTCCGAAGAAATGGGAAATCTCATCTTGAGGGGGGCTTCACGCTTAGATGCTTTCAGCGTTTATCCCTGCCACACATAGCTACCCAGCGATGCTCCTGGCGGAACAACTGGTACACCAGCGGTGTGTCCATCCCGGTCCTCTCGTACTAAGGACAGCTCCTCTCAAATTTCCTGCGCCCGCGACGGATAGGGACCGAACTGTCTCACGACGTTCTGAACCCAGCTCGCGTGCCGCTTTAATGGGCGAACAGCCCAACCCTTGGGACCGACTACAGCCCCAGGATGCGACGAGCCGACATCGAGGTGCCAAACCTCCCCGTCGATGTGGACTCTTGGGGGAGATAAGCCTGTTATCCCCGGGGTAGCTTTTATCCGTTGAGCGATGGCCCTTCCATGCGGAACCACCGGATCACTAAGCCCGACTTTCGTCCCTGCTCGACTTGTCAGTCTCGCAGTCAAGCTCCCTTGTGCCTTTACACTCTGCGAATGATTTCCATCCATTCTGAGGGAACCTTTGGGCGCCTCCGTTACTCTTTAGGAGGCGACCGCCCCAGTCAAACTGCCCACCTGACACTGTCTCCCCACGCGCTAAGCGTGGCGGGTTAGAATGGTCATACAGCCAGGGTAGTATCCCACCATTGCCTCCTCGTATGCTAGCGCACACGTCTCTTCGGCTCCTACCTATCCTGTACAAGCGGTACAAACATTCCATATCAGGTTGCAGTAAAGCTCCACGGGGTCTTTCCGTCCTGTCGCGGGTAACCTGCATCTTCACAGGTACTATAATTTCACCGAGTCTCTCGTTGAGACAGTGCCCAGATCGTTGCGCCTTTCGTGCGGGTCGGAACTTACCCGACAAGGAATTTCGCTACCTTAGGACCGTTATAGTTACGGCCGCCGTTTACTGGGGCTTCAATTCGTACCTTCGCCGAAGCTAAGCACTCCTCTTAACCTTCCAGCACCGGGCAGGCGTCAGCCCCTATACGTCACCTTACGGTTTTGCAGAGACCTGTGTTTTTGCTAAACAGTCGCCTGGGCCTATTCACTGCGGCTCTCTCGGGCTTGCACCCTAATAGAGCACCCCTTCTCCCGAAGTTACGGGGTCATTTTGCCGAGTTCCTTAACGAGAGTTCTCTCGCTCACCTTAGGATTCTCTCCTCATCTACCTGTGTCGGTTTGCGGTACGGGCAGTACTACTCTTCCTAGAGGCTTTTCTTGACAGCGTGAAATCAGGAACTTCCGTACTTAATTTCCTTCCCCATCACAGCTCATGCTTCGCGAGAAGCGGATTTGCCTACTTCTCACACTCACTGCTTGGACGCACATTTCCATTCGTGCGATTCCCTATCCTTCTGTGTCACCCCATCGGTTAAACAATTAGCACTGGTACAGGAATCTCTACCTGTTGTCCATCGCCTACGCCTATCGGCCTCGGCTTAGGTCCCGACTAACCCTGAGCGGACGAGCCTTCCTCAGGAAACCTTAGATATTCGGTGGAAGGGATTCTCACCCTTCTTTCGCTACTCATACCGGCATTCTCACTTCTAAGCGCTCCACCAGTCCTTCCGGTCTGACTTCACCGCCCTTAGAACGCTCTCCTACCACGAACCTCTAAAGAGGTTCATCCACAGTTTCGGTAATATGTTTAGCCCCGGTACATTTTCGGCGCGGGGTCACTCGACCAGTGAGCTATTACGCACTCTTTCAATGGTGGCTGCTTCTAAGCCAACATCCTGGTTGTCTAAGCAACCCCACATCCTTTTCCACTTAACATATATTTGGGGACCTTAACTGGTGGTCTGGGCTGTTTCCCTTTCGACTACGGATCTTATCACTCGCAGTCTGACTCCCGAGTATAAGTACATGGCATTCGGAGTTTATCTGAATTCGGTAACCCGAGAAGGGCCCCTAGTCCAAACAGTGCTCTACCTCCATGACTCTTTACCTCGAGGCTAGCCCTAAAGCTATTTCGGAGAGAACCAGCTATCTCCAAGTTCGATTGGAATTTCTCCGCTACCCACACCTCATCCCCGCACTTTTCAACGTGCGTGGGTTCGGACCTCCAGTAAGTATTACCTTACCTTCATCCTGGACATGGGTAGATCACCTGGTTTCGGGTCTACGACCTGTTACTTATGCGCCCTATTCAGACTCGCTTTCGCTACGGCTCCGCTTTTTCCGCTTAACCTTGCAACAAATCGTAACTCGCCGGTTCATTCTACAAAAGGCACGCTATCACCCATTAACGGGCTCTAACTACTTGTAGGCACACGGTTTCAGGAACTGTTTCACTCCCCTTCCGGGGTGCTTTTCACCTTTCCCTCACGGTACTGGTTCACTATCGGTCACTAGGGAGTATTTAGCCTTGGGAGATGGTCCTCCCGGATTCCGACGGAATTTCACGTGTTCCGCCGTACTCAGGATCCACTCTGGAGGGAAAGCTATTTCAACTACCGGGCTGTTACCGTCTTTGGCGGGCCTTTCCAGACCGCTTCATTTATAACTTTCTTTTGTAACTCCGTATAGAGTGTCCTACAACCCCAAGAAGCAAGCTTCTTGGTTTGGGCTCTTTCCGTTTCGCTCGCCGCTACTCAGGAAATCGATTTTTCTTTCTCTTCCTCCAGGTACTTAGATGTTTCAGTTCCCTGGGTCTGCCTTCCTCACGCTATGTATTCACGTAAGGATACTATCCGACTAAAGATAGTGGGTTCCCCCATTCGGAAATCTCTGGATCAACGCTTACGTACAGCTCCCCAAAGCATATCGGTGTTAGTCCCGTCCTTCTTCGGCTCCTAGTGCCAAGGCATCCACCGTGCGCCCTTTCTAACTTAACCAATTTACTTCTACGAAGTAAAGGTTGTTTTTCTGATTTTCCGTATCAGCGATGATACATCCAATCAGATGAAAGATTCACTTTCAGATGATTCTCGGTTACTTGTGTCATAAATAATAAATTATCTATGCTAACTTTACTAACTTTCTTATCTAGTTTTCAAAGAACAAACATACTGAGAAGTACTAACCTCTCAAAACTGAACAAATAGAGAAGAACGAAAACTCACAGGTTTCCTTTTCCTTAGAAAGGAGGTGATCCAGCCGCACCTTCCGATACGGCTACCTTGTTACGACTTCACCCCAATTATCTGTCCCACCTTCGGCGGCTGGCTCCATAAAGGTTACCCTACCGACTTCGGGTGTTACAAACTCTCGTGGTGTGACGGGCGGTGTGTACAAGGCCCGGGAACGTATTCACCGTGGCATGCTGATCCACGATTACTAGCGATTCCGGCTTCATGTAGGCGAGTTGCAGCCTACAATCCGAACTGAGAATAGTTTTATGGGATTAGCTCCACCTCGCGGCTTCGCGACCCTTTGTACTATCCATTGTAGCACGTGTGTAGCCCAGGTCATAAGGGGCATGATGATTTGACGTCATCCCCACCTTCCTCCGGCTTGCACCGGCAGTCACTTTAGAGTGCCCAACTAAATGCTGGCAACTAAAATCAAGGGTTGCGCTCGTTGCGGGACTTAACCCAACATCTCACGACACGAGCTGACGACAACCATGCACCACCTGTCACTTTGTCCCCGAAGGGAAAGCTCTGTCTCCAGAGTGGTCAAAGGATGTCAAGACCTGGTAAGGTTCTTCGCGTTGCTTCGAATTAAACCACATGCTCCACCGCTTGTGCGGGCCCCCGTCAATTCCTTTGAGTTTCAACCTTGCGGTCGTACTCCCCAGGCGGAGTGCTTAATGCGTTAGCTGCAGCACTAAGGGGCGGAAACCCCCTAACACTTAGCACTCATCGTTTACGGCGTGGACTACCAGGGTATCTAATCCTGTTTGCTCCCCACGCTTTCGCGCCTCAGCGTCAGTTACAGACCAGAGAGTCGCCTTCGCCACTGGTGTTCCTCCACATATCTACGCATTTCACCGCTACACGTGGAATTCCACTCTCCTCTTCTGCACTCCAGTCTTCCAGTTTCCAATGACCCTCCCCGGTTAAGCCGGGGGCTTTCACATCAGACTTAAAAGACCGCCTGCGCGCGCTTTACGCCCAATAAATCCGGACAACGCTTGCCACCTACGTATTACCGCGGCTGCTGGCACGTAGTTAGCCGTGGCTTTCTGGTTAGATACCGTCAAGGGACAAGCAGTTACTCTTATCCTTGTTCTTCTCTAACAACAGTACTTTACGATCCGAAAACCTTCTTCATACACGCGGCGTTGCTCCGTCAGACTTTCGTCCATTGCGGAAGATTCCCTACTGCTGCCTCCCGTAGGAGTCTGGGCCGTGTCTCAGTCCCAGTGTGGCCGATCACCCTCTCAGGTCGGCTATGCATCGTTGCCTTGGTAGGCCATTACCCTACCAACTAGCTAATGCACCGCGGGCCCATCTGTAAGCGATAGCCGAAACCATCTTTCAAAAGCGTGGCATGCGCCACACTTTATCATTCGGTATTAGCCCCGGTTTCCCGGAGTTATCCCCAACTTACAGGCAGGTTGCCCACGTGTTACTCACCCGTCCGCCACTAACTTTGGAAGAGCAAGCTCTTCCTCCGTTCGTTCGACTTGCATGTATTAGGCACGCCGCCAGCGTTCGTCCTGAGCCAGGATCAAACTCTCTTTAAAATATAAATCGAATTTGAATACTTATTCAACACCGTGAATAAGATTCCTTGCGTCAAATTGACTTCGCTAGCAATTAAATTACTAGTTTGTTTTGTCGAAAACAGCTTTCTGTTTTCTGCCCTGCGATTACCAGTGAGACTTTACGTCTCATTGCTTTTCGTCTTCTTCTTTGTTCAGTTTTCAAAGGTCAGTTAGTCGCTTTCATGCTTGATATGCGAATGTTTTCGTTTGTTTTTTGCGACTTTTAAATCATATCATTTCAGCAACTATCTGTCAACAACTTTTTGAATTTATTTTATGAATAAAATTCATTTAAATCGCTGCTATCGTAGCGCCGAAAACTAATATATCAAGTTTTGAGATATATGTCAACCGAATTATGCATAAAATTAAATAAAAATGAAAAAAATTGCAAAAAAACACCTAGCTAGGCTAAGTGTTTTGATTAATTATTTGATTGTTTTTCTTTACACGCTGGACATATACCATATACTTCCAGTCTGTGATTATCTATTTCATATCCGGTCATATGTGCTGCGAAATGTTCTACTTCATCTAAACCTGGATAATGAAAATCAACTATTTTTCCACACACATTACAAATTGCGTGGTAATGATTAGATGTAGAAAAATCAAATCGACTAGATGCATCACCATAGGATAATTCCTTAATTAGACCAGCATCACGGAAAACGCGTAAATTATTATATACAGTTGCTACACTCATGTTAGGGAAGTTTCCTTCTAAAGCTCGATAAATATCGTCCGCGGTTGGGTGTGTATGTGAGTTAATTAAGAATTCTAGTATAGCATGACGCTGAGGAGTGATTCTTACTCCTGTTTTCTTCAAGACATCTACTGCCTCTTTTAGAGTTGCATTAGACACCGCCATGCACTCCCTTCCAAAAATAATTATTATATTCATAATACCGGAAATAACGTTTAACTGTCAATAGAATGGCAGAATTTATAGCTTAATATCCTTTATTTAAATCAATTTCGTTCCTTAATTTTGTGTTTTCTTTCAAGTGATTGATATTTTCAAACCAAATTTCAAAGCTGCGCTCTAAATATTTATCCGAATGTCCAGATACATGTGGTGTAATAGTTACATTATTTGCTTGCCATAAGGAATTGTCTTCGGAAAGCGGCTCTTCAGATAGAACATCTAAATAAAAATGAGCTATTAATTGGTCTTTTGATGCTTTCTCTAAGACATTTAACTCTACAGCACTTCCTCGCCCTATATTGATAAAAACTGCATTATTTTTCATTTTCTCAAAAAATGATAAAGAATAAATACCCATTGTTTCATCTGTATGAGGTAAAACACTAACAAAAAAATCTGCTAATGGAGCAACTTTTTCGATATTCGTCATTGCATATGTTTCACTAAATGGTTTCGCGGGGTGGCCCGTTGTATTTACCCCTATGATTTCCATATCAAATGCTTGAGCGAACTCGGCCACTTTTGCTCCAATGGCTCCCGTTCCAGCTACTACCAAAGTTTTTCCAGCTAATTCTGTTATTGGTTCTTCACTTGCCCAATTTTTTTCTTTTTGCATTTGATAGAAGAAAGCAGCTTTTTTTACGTGTGCTAACATAAAAGATAGCGCGTATTCACCCATTGGTATCGCATGGATTCCTCGTACATTAGCAACTTTAATTTTTCTTTTTTGAATTATTTCTCTTGGTAAACTATCTACTCCCGCGGAAAAAACCATGATTAATTTTAAGTTGCTTGCTTGTTTGATTTTGGCTTCGGTAATGTTAGATCCGTATGTGACGATGACGTCTATCTCTGCTAAATTGGCAAAATGATCATTGCTCTCATAATAGAAAGTATCATCTGGAAATTTCTCTGCTTGCAAAGTCTGTAAGTACTCTGGGACTTCTAATGTAAATAAAATGTTCATTTTGCGCCACACTTCCTTTCTTTAGCTATATATTAATTTTATGCTTTTTTTCATTTAACAGCAATTAAATTGTTTTTTCAATTGCGGCATCTTATTTTTTCGAATAGAATATAAGAGGTATTAAAATTTTGAGGAGATGACGAAATGGATCATTCAATGTCAAAAAAATTGCATGATGAAGCACTTTTACATATAGTTGGCGGGGTTAATAGCCCATCTAGGTCAAATAAAGGAGTTGGCGGCGGAATTCCTGTAACGATGGAACGGGCTAGTGGCGCTTATTTTTATGATGTGGATGGCAATAAATATATTGACTATTTAGCTGCATTTGGACCGATCATTACGGGACATGCACATCCTCATATTACAGAAGCAATTACAAAAGCTGCGCAAAATGGTGTTTTGTACGGAACACCTACTAAACACGAAATCACTTTTGCGAAAATGTTAAAAGAAGCCATTCCTTCACTTGAGAAAGTTCGTTTTACAAATTCTGGGACGGAAGCTGTCATGACAACTATTCGTGTCGCTCGTGCTTATACAGGCAGAGATAAAATCATTAAATTCGCTGGGTGTTATCACGGCCACTTTGATTTAGTGCTCGTGGAAGCCGGTTCTGGCCCTTCTACGCTTGGCATTCCAGACTCCGCTGGGGTAACAAAATCAACCGCAGAAGAAGTTATCACTGTCCCCTTTAATGATCTTGATTCTTTTAAAGAAGCATTAGCTATTTGGGGCGATCAAGTTGCTGCTGTTTTAGTAGAGCCAATTGTTGGGAATTTTGGAATGGTTGCACCAGAAGATGGATTTTTAGAAGCAGTTAATGAACTCGCACATGTCAATGGTTCTTTAGTGATTTATGATGAAGTCATTACGGCTTTCCGTTTTATGTACGGCGGCGCGCAGAACTATTTAGGTGTTATTCCCGATTTGACTGCCATGGGTAAAATTATTGGTGGTGGGCTTCCGATTGGTGCTTACGGAGGTCGAATTGATATTATGGAAAAAGTAGCACCACTTGGACCGGCTTATCAAGCTGGGACGCATGCTGGTAATCCGGCATCTATTCTTTCAGGAATCGCGTGTCTCGAAGTTTTACAAGAAGAAGGACTGTATGAGCGCTTTGAAAAATATGGCTCGATGCTGAAAGATGGTATTGAAAAAGCTGCGCTAAAACACGGCATCGCTGTTACGGTTAACCAAATTGTCGGTGCTCTAACTGTTTACTTTACGGAAGATGCTGTGACTAATTATGCTGAGGCTGGCGCTACAAATGGCGAGTTATTCGGTCGTTTCTTTAAAGGAATGTTAGAGGAGGGCATTAATTTGGCGCCTTCTAAATATGAAGCATGGTTCATCACTTCCGCACACTCGGAAGCTGATATTTTAGAAACAATCCAAGCAGTTGATACTGTTTTTGGAAAAATGGTTCAAGATAACTAGGTAATATTACTTTATAAACTGGTGAGAAACGTTATAATAGAAGAAGAATGAGCGGGAAAACTTAAAAATCCCGCTCAAATAGTCTATAGAAAGGAATAACCTTCCATGAAATTCGGAGCTAGAATTTTGAAAACTGGTATTGCAATCACATTGGCGCTTTTTATCGCTCAACTTTGCAATTCACCTTCTCCATCTCTGGCAGGCATTTCCGCCGTTTTTGCTATCCAACCTTCTATTTATAGGTCCTATCGAACTATTTTAGAACGGGCGCAAGGGAACGTAATTGGAGCCATCATTGCAATTATTTTTGGACTTTATATTGGTAATGATTTTATTTTAATTGGTGTCGCTTCGATTATCTGTGTTGCTTTATTAATGCAATTCCGCTTGGAGAATACGATTGGCCTTGCAGTCGTGACGCTCATTATTGTAATGGATTCTCCTGGTAATGACTTTTTAGAAATCGCGCTTATTCGTTTTGGGACAATTATGTTAGGTTTACTTGCGGCATTTATTGTCAATCTATTCTTTTTACCACCGAAATATGAAGTTTCATTGTTTCAGTTAATTTATAATACGAATAGTGAAATTGTTCGTTGGATAAAATTAAACTTGCGTCACGCTGCGGACTTTCCTCTTCTAAAAAAAGATATGGAATGGATGCAAAAACAGTTAAATCAAACGCGTAACTTATATGGTTTATACAGAGAAGAGCGTACTTTTTTAAAGAAAAATGCCATTTCAAAAGGGCGGAAAATTGCTGTATATAGGCAGATGTTGCTTTGTTCTCAAAAAGGTTTTGAGCTTTTAAAAATCCAACATCGCTATGAAAATGATTATTTGCAACTGCCTCCAGATAAGCAAGAATTAATCAGACAGCATATCGATTACTTAACGGATAAACATGAACAACTTTTACTGACATATATCGATAAAGTTTCGATTGATCTTGAATATGTAGAGTCACATTTAGCGCAGGATCCCCAAGATTTGATGCAACTTTTCTTACGTGAGATGAGAGAAACTGAAAAAGATGAGTATGAGGATATGATGGATAAATACCATTTAATGCGTATTATCGCTTCTGTTTTTGCTTACCAAGAGACAATCGACTATTTAGAAAAATTAATTCATAGTTTTAAACTCAGACACACGAAAGAAAACCAAATTGATATTAATGTTAATGAAGAATAAACAAAAAACGAGCTTGGAGATAGACTCCAAAGCTCGTTTTTTTAACGGTATTCTTTGTACTTTTCATACCAAATGTCAATGTAGTCAGGGGAAAACGGACCTTTTTTGTCCAAAATCCAGTGGCTTAACACATCCACATTATGTCGAAGTATCCGGTCAATTGAGTCTGGGTACTTCATTTGGCGACGGTGTTGTTCGTATTCGCCCTCATCGAGCAAATGAAACCTTCCATCTGGGAAAACCTTAATATCGAGGTCATAGTCAATGTACTTAAGCGCTTGTTCATCTACTGCAAATGGTGTCCCTAGATTGCAGTAATGATAAATGCCATCTTCTCTAATCATGGAAATTACATTAAACCAGTAATCACTATGAAAATAACAGATAGATGGTTCGCGCGTTACCCATTTACGTCCGTCTGCTTCCACAACTAATGTGTGGTCGTTTCCGCCGATAATAATATTCTCCGTAGATTTAAGCACCACTGTCTTTTTCCAAGTACGATGAAGTTTTCCGTTATGTTTGTAGCTCTTGATCTGTATTATTTCTTTCTCTTTGGGTAAGTACATCCTTTATCCTACTTTCCTCATGTACTATCAAAATCATTATTATTATAACATAAGGCTAGACTGCAAAAAAACAATATCGTGCTGAAACGGAAGATTTTCCTCAAAAAAGAACATTTTTTAAATAAAATAGCTAATTTTTACCTATTTTGTTTTACTATACTAAAAGTGTTCTGCCACCATCTACTAAAATAGTTTGTCCCCGAATCATATCTGCTTTTTCGCTCGCAAGGAATAATACGGCATTTACTAAGTCGTTGGGCTCAATCATTCGACCCGCTGGTGTTTTACTTACAGCATCTTTTAACAATTCTTCACGATTTGGAAAGTGATTTAGTGCATCCGTTTCAATTAAGCCGCCAGAAACAGCATTAACCGCAATACCAAATGGTGCAAGTTCGACTGCTAAATAACGAGTAAGTGATTCTACCGCTGCTTTCGAAACACCAACTGTTGTGTAATTCTCTAAATAACGAATCGAGCCAATCGAGCTTAAGCTGATGATTTTCCCGCTTTGATGGCGTTGCATTAATTTAGCCGCCTCTTGTCCAGCAAATAATAACGCCTTCGCATTAATATTCATTGTCCAATCCCAGTGTGATTCTTCTAGTTCCATCAATGGTCGAAGTACCCCACTCGCTGCATTGTTAATAAAAATATCTAACCGACCAAATTCTTCATCTACTGCTTTAAATAATTCTCTAACTTTTTCCACGTCACCAACATTGGCTTTAAAAATAACGCATTTTCTGCCAAGTTGTTCAATTTCTTGTTCTACTTCTTCTGCTTTTTTGCGATTTCTGGAAAAATTAACAGCGATATCATAGCCTTCTTTCGCAAGTGCGATGGCGATTTCTCTCCCAAGTCCTCTACTACTTCCTGTTACTAATGCTACTTTGTTCATTTATTATTCCCCCTTAAAATCTTTCCACGCTTGCCACATTTTTTGATATGGTACTGGAAAAGCAAGTCGCTTCATTTCTTCTTCTGTCGCAAAATACCAATTTTCATTTGGAATTGCTGACTGAAGTTTTGCCACACGAATGTCCATTTTCCAGACTAAATGAGAAAAAACGTGTTTGATATGCGCAATTGGCTCGTCTTCTAGTAAAACTTCTAAGCCATAATTATGTAAAAATTGTAGTTTGGCTACTTCATCATTTTCTTTTTTAGAAATTTCAATAGTAGGAAATTGCCACATATTCGCAAGCAGACCATTTTCTGGTCGTTTCTCTATGGCAA of Listeria monocytogenes contains these proteins:
- the fabL gene encoding enoyl-[acyl-carrier-protein] reductase FabL, whose translation is MNKVALVTGSSRGLGREIAIALAKEGYDIAVNFSRNRKKAEEVEQEIEQLGRKCVIFKANVGDVEKVRELFKAVDEEFGRLDIFINNAASGVLRPLMELEESHWDWTMNINAKALLFAGQEAAKLMQRHQSGKIISLSSIGSIRYLENYTTVGVSKAAVESLTRYLAVELAPFGIAVNAVSGGLIETDALNHFPNREELLKDAVSKTPAGRMIEPNDLVNAVLFLASEKADMIRGQTILVDGGRTLLV
- a CDS encoding aromatic acid exporter family protein; this encodes MKFGARILKTGIAITLALFIAQLCNSPSPSLAGISAVFAIQPSIYRSYRTILERAQGNVIGAIIAIIFGLYIGNDFILIGVASIICVALLMQFRLENTIGLAVVTLIIVMDSPGNDFLEIALIRFGTIMLGLLAAFIVNLFFLPPKYEVSLFQLIYNTNSEIVRWIKLNLRHAADFPLLKKDMEWMQKQLNQTRNLYGLYREERTFLKKNAISKGRKIAVYRQMLLCSQKGFELLKIQHRYENDYLQLPPDKQELIRQHIDYLTDKHEQLLLTYIDKVSIDLEYVESHLAQDPQDLMQLFLREMRETEKDEYEDMMDKYHLMRIIASVFAYQETIDYLEKLIHSFKLRHTKENQIDINVNEE
- the perR gene encoding peroxide-responsive transcriptional repressor PerR is translated as MAVSNATLKEAVDVLKKTGVRITPQRHAILEFLINSHTHPTADDIYRALEGNFPNMSVATVYNNLRVFRDAGLIKELSYGDASSRFDFSTSNHYHAICNVCGKIVDFHYPGLDEVEHFAAHMTGYEIDNHRLEVYGICPACKEKQSNN
- a CDS encoding glutamate-1-semialdehyde 2,1-aminomutase produces the protein MDHSMSKKLHDEALLHIVGGVNSPSRSNKGVGGGIPVTMERASGAYFYDVDGNKYIDYLAAFGPIITGHAHPHITEAITKAAQNGVLYGTPTKHEITFAKMLKEAIPSLEKVRFTNSGTEAVMTTIRVARAYTGRDKIIKFAGCYHGHFDLVLVEAGSGPSTLGIPDSAGVTKSTAEEVITVPFNDLDSFKEALAIWGDQVAAVLVEPIVGNFGMVAPEDGFLEAVNELAHVNGSLVIYDEVITAFRFMYGGAQNYLGVIPDLTAMGKIIGGGLPIGAYGGRIDIMEKVAPLGPAYQAGTHAGNPASILSGIACLEVLQEEGLYERFEKYGSMLKDGIEKAALKHGIAVTVNQIVGALTVYFTEDAVTNYAEAGATNGELFGRFFKGMLEEGINLAPSKYEAWFITSAHSEADILETIQAVDTVFGKMVQDN
- a CDS encoding NAD(P)-dependent oxidoreductase, producing the protein MNILFTLEVPEYLQTLQAEKFPDDTFYYESNDHFANLAEIDVIVTYGSNITEAKIKQASNLKLIMVFSAGVDSLPREIIQKRKIKVANVRGIHAIPMGEYALSFMLAHVKKAAFFYQMQKEKNWASEEPITELAGKTLVVAGTGAIGAKVAEFAQAFDMEIIGVNTTGHPAKPFSETYAMTNIEKVAPLADFFVSVLPHTDETMGIYSLSFFEKMKNNAVFINIGRGSAVELNVLEKASKDQLIAHFYLDVLSEEPLSEDNSLWQANNVTITPHVSGHSDKYLERSFEIWFENINHLKENTKLRNEIDLNKGY
- a CDS encoding DUF402 domain-containing protein, with translation MYLPKEKEIIQIKSYKHNGKLHRTWKKTVVLKSTENIIIGGNDHTLVVEADGRKWVTREPSICYFHSDYWFNVISMIREDGIYHYCNLGTPFAVDEQALKYIDYDLDIKVFPDGRFHLLDEGEYEQHRRQMKYPDSIDRILRHNVDVLSHWILDKKGPFSPDYIDIWYEKYKEYR